The Streptomyces sp. NBC_01689 genome includes a window with the following:
- a CDS encoding helix-turn-helix transcriptional regulator, translated as MTTDTPARLLQLLSLLQTPREWPGGELSERLGVSRRTVRRDIDRLRELGYPVQATKGADGGYRLVAGKAMPPLVLDDEEAVAIAVGLRAGAGHAVEGVDEASVRALAKLEQVLPSRLRHRVSTLQAATTPLTSGDGASIAPETLTVIASSVAGHERLRFAYRSGDGTASRRQAEPYRLVSTGRRWYLVAYDLDRADWRTFRVDRVSEPFATGVRFTPRELPTGNAAEYLRQSVYRRQETYEFDVTFAAPAAFVAARLPRWLGSPEPIDEHSCRLRTSSGDSVEWLAVRIALVDCEFTVHRPSELVRHIRDLGERLTRATGGAEDYENVVG; from the coding sequence ATGACGACGGACACGCCCGCCCGGCTTCTCCAGCTGCTCTCGCTCCTCCAGACGCCCCGCGAGTGGCCCGGCGGTGAGCTGTCGGAGCGGCTCGGGGTGTCCCGGCGCACCGTTCGCCGCGACATCGACCGGCTCCGCGAGCTGGGCTATCCCGTGCAGGCGACGAAGGGCGCCGACGGCGGGTACCGGCTGGTGGCGGGCAAGGCGATGCCTCCGCTGGTGCTCGACGACGAGGAGGCGGTGGCCATCGCGGTGGGTCTGCGGGCGGGCGCCGGGCACGCGGTCGAGGGCGTGGACGAGGCGTCCGTACGGGCCCTTGCCAAACTGGAGCAGGTGCTGCCGTCCCGGCTGCGGCACCGCGTGTCCACCCTGCAGGCCGCGACCACCCCGCTGACCAGCGGCGACGGGGCGAGCATCGCACCCGAGACCCTGACCGTGATCGCCTCCTCGGTGGCCGGCCACGAGCGGCTGCGGTTCGCCTACCGCTCCGGGGACGGGACGGCCTCGCGGCGGCAGGCCGAGCCCTACCGGCTGGTGTCCACCGGCCGTCGCTGGTACCTCGTGGCCTACGACCTCGACCGCGCCGACTGGCGCACCTTCCGCGTCGACCGCGTCAGCGAACCCTTCGCGACGGGCGTCCGCTTCACACCGCGCGAGCTGCCGACCGGGAACGCCGCGGAGTATCTGCGTCAGTCGGTGTACCGGCGCCAGGAGACGTACGAGTTCGACGTCACCTTCGCCGCGCCCGCCGCGTTCGTCGCGGCCCGGCTGCCCCGGTGGCTCGGCTCACCCGAACCGATCGACGAGCACAGCTGCCGGCTGCGGACCTCCTCCGGCGACTCGGTGGAGTGGCTGGCCGTGCGGATCGCCCTGGTCGACTGCGAGTTCACGGTCCACCGGCCCTCGGAACTGGTGCGCCACATAAGGGACTTGGGCGAACGCCTGACGCGGGCGACGGGCGGGGCGGAGGACTACGAGAACGTCGTCGGGTGA
- a CDS encoding MFS transporter, translated as MTSTDTPPLGAAEQTHGPGGAADRRRWFALAIVMTAAFMDLVDVTIVNIAIPSIQRDEGASFSQIQWITAGYALAFAAGLITGGRLGDIHGRKRVFLLGIGGFTVASALCGFAANPEMLVASRILQGGMAAMMVPQVLSIVHATFPAHERGKVFGLFGAVIGLGAVSGPLLGALLTEWNLFGLEWRPIFLINLPVGVAALILGRRFIGESRAPKALKLDLVGVALVTLALLMLLYPLTRGRELGWPLWGHLSMAGSLVVFGGLVMYERRKAARDGSPLIEMSLFRVKSFAAGIAVQTVFGVALGVFFLVWTLYMQVGLGWSALRAGLTGVPFSIAVSAAAGMSVQLLVPRFGRKVLQAGALIMAVGVLLYIWESDRYGMSIASWQMALPLVVMGAGMGFIVAPLTDAVLSEVPREHAGSASGLINTVQQMGNALGLGLVSVLFFGRIADRLTPPQVGPAFGNAFEYALGWVAAVMAAIFLLMFALPKRPAQHVEGMAEDSPADARDGGSGPVGGAAVSDPEDSRPAMTG; from the coding sequence ATGACCTCCACGGACACCCCTCCCCTCGGCGCGGCCGAGCAGACGCACGGCCCGGGCGGCGCGGCCGACCGGCGGCGCTGGTTCGCGCTGGCCATCGTGATGACCGCGGCCTTCATGGACCTGGTCGACGTCACGATCGTCAACATCGCCATCCCCTCGATCCAGCGGGACGAGGGTGCCTCGTTCAGCCAGATCCAGTGGATCACCGCCGGCTACGCGCTGGCCTTCGCCGCCGGGCTCATCACGGGTGGACGGCTCGGCGACATCCACGGCCGCAAGCGGGTCTTCCTCCTCGGCATAGGAGGATTCACGGTCGCCTCGGCGCTGTGCGGCTTCGCCGCGAACCCGGAGATGCTGGTGGCCTCCCGGATCCTCCAAGGCGGGATGGCCGCGATGATGGTGCCGCAGGTGCTGTCGATCGTGCACGCCACCTTCCCGGCGCACGAGCGGGGGAAGGTCTTCGGTCTCTTCGGTGCGGTCATCGGCCTGGGGGCCGTGTCCGGTCCGCTCCTCGGCGCGCTGCTCACCGAGTGGAACCTGTTCGGCCTGGAGTGGAGGCCGATCTTCCTGATCAACCTGCCGGTGGGGGTGGCCGCGCTGATCCTGGGACGGCGCTTCATCGGTGAGTCCAGGGCCCCGAAGGCCCTCAAGCTCGACCTCGTCGGCGTGGCCCTCGTGACGCTGGCCCTGCTGATGCTGCTCTACCCCCTGACCCGCGGGCGCGAGCTGGGCTGGCCGCTGTGGGGACATCTGTCGATGGCGGGATCCCTCGTCGTGTTCGGGGGACTGGTGATGTACGAGAGGCGGAAGGCCGCACGGGACGGGTCGCCGCTGATCGAGATGTCGCTGTTCCGGGTGAAGAGCTTCGCGGCCGGCATCGCGGTGCAGACCGTCTTCGGGGTGGCCCTCGGCGTCTTCTTCCTGGTCTGGACGCTGTACATGCAGGTCGGGCTCGGCTGGAGCGCACTGCGGGCGGGACTGACCGGGGTGCCGTTCTCGATCGCGGTCTCGGCCGCGGCCGGTATGTCGGTCCAGCTGCTCGTCCCGCGTTTCGGGCGCAAGGTGCTGCAGGCGGGCGCGCTGATCATGGCGGTCGGCGTCCTGCTCTACATCTGGGAGTCCGACCGGTACGGCATGTCCATCGCCTCCTGGCAGATGGCCCTTCCGCTGGTCGTCATGGGCGCGGGCATGGGCTTCATCGTGGCCCCGCTGACCGACGCGGTGCTGTCGGAGGTGCCGCGCGAGCACGCCGGTTCGGCCTCCGGTCTCATCAACACCGTGCAGCAGATGGGCAACGCGCTCGGCCTCGGACTGGTCTCGGTCCTCTTCTTCGGCCGCATCGCCGACCGGCTCACCCCGCCTCAGGTTGGCCCGGCCTTCGGGAACGCCTTCGAGTACGCGCTGGGCTGGGTCGCGGCGGTCATGGCGGCCATCTTCCTGCTGATGTTCGCCCTGCCGAAGCGGCCGGCACAGCACGTGGAGGGCATGGCCGAGGATTCCCCGGCCGACGCGCGGGACGGCGGGTCGGGTCCGGTGGGGGGTGCCGCGGTGTCCGACCCCGAGGACAGCCGGCCGGCGATGACGGGCTGA
- the pfkB gene encoding 1-phosphofructokinase, with the protein MILTVTPNPSLDRTYEVPSLDRGEVNRATGERVDPGGKGVNVSRAVAAAGRRTVAVLPLGGAPGALVAELLDAQGIEVAPVPVAGATRSNISVAEPDGTLTKINAPGPELSAAEAEELLETVRRQYRSGDTDWITCCGSLPRGLGPSWYADLVSRAHAAGARIALDTSGPALLAALRERPDVVKPNAEELAEAVGRPLITVGDAVKAAEELRTMGAGTVLASLGADGQLLVDDSGAWFGSAQVDAVRSNVGAGDSSLAGFLIAGGRGPEALASAVAHGAAAVQLPGSVMPGPGDLDPSAVTVTTEIPVDRVLREPVS; encoded by the coding sequence ATGATCCTCACCGTCACCCCGAACCCCTCCCTCGACCGCACCTACGAGGTCCCCTCGCTCGACCGGGGCGAGGTCAACCGGGCCACCGGCGAGCGTGTGGACCCGGGCGGCAAGGGCGTGAACGTCTCACGCGCCGTCGCCGCGGCCGGACGCCGCACCGTCGCCGTGCTGCCCCTGGGCGGCGCGCCCGGAGCGCTCGTCGCCGAACTGCTCGACGCCCAGGGCATCGAGGTCGCGCCGGTCCCGGTCGCGGGAGCCACCCGGTCGAACATCTCGGTCGCCGAACCCGACGGCACCCTGACGAAGATCAACGCGCCCGGCCCCGAACTCTCCGCCGCCGAGGCCGAGGAGCTGCTGGAGACGGTGCGCCGGCAGTACCGTTCCGGCGACACCGACTGGATCACCTGCTGCGGCAGCCTGCCGCGCGGCCTCGGCCCCTCCTGGTACGCCGACCTCGTCTCCCGCGCTCACGCGGCGGGCGCCCGGATCGCCCTGGACACCTCGGGACCGGCGCTGCTCGCGGCGTTGCGCGAGCGGCCCGACGTGGTGAAACCGAACGCCGAGGAACTCGCGGAAGCCGTCGGCCGTCCCCTGATCACCGTGGGCGACGCGGTCAAGGCCGCCGAGGAGCTGCGCACGATGGGCGCGGGCACCGTGCTCGCGAGCCTCGGCGCGGACGGGCAGCTGCTCGTGGACGACTCGGGAGCCTGGTTCGGCAGCGCCCAGGTGGACGCCGTACGCAGCAACGTGGGCGCCGGTGACTCCTCGCTCGCCGGGTTCCTGATCGCCGGTGGCCGCGGACCGGAAGCCCTCGCCTCCGCCGTCGCCCACGGTGCCGCCGCCGTGCAGCTGCCCGGCAGCGTCATGCCGGGGCCGGGCGATCTCGACCCCTCCGCCGTGACCGTGACGACGGAGATCCCCGTGGACCGCGTCCTCAGGGAGCCGGTGTCATGA
- a CDS encoding PTS fructose transporter subunit IIABC yields the protein MSEMITADLVDLDLSAETKEAAARALAERMVAEGRVTDLDGFLADVAAREAQMPTGLDGGIGIPHCRSEHVTEPTLAFGRSAAGVDFGAPDGPADLIFLIAAPAGADDAHLTILSSLARQLMNAEFTTALRGVDDATTAAALIRGDEVPATAAPGTGSASASATGSASATGSAPATGSAPAVDAGAPSGATGGGAKGADAADTARAAGDSQDSVAVSAAASADTATGTSGDRPFRIVAVTSCPTGIAHTYMAAESLENAGRTAGVELVVETQGSAGFTRLDPAVIAAADGVIFAHDVPVRDKDRFAGKPTVDVGVKAGINRPAELISEVRGKAERGEVTAGSAAGTPVERAGVSGEGYGTMLRKWLMSGVSYMVPFVAAGGLLIALGFAIGGYQINKAPSVMDHFVWTQADSWGALLFQIGGVSFGFLVPVLAGYIAYGMADRPGLVPGFVGGAISLTINAGFLGGLAAGLLAGGVVLGIQKVRIPAALRGIMPVVVIPLISAAVVGFLMFVVIGKPIASAQKGMTDWLNGLTGSNAVLLGALLGLMMCFDLGGPVNKVAYTFATAGIAVASPSDSAMKIMAAVMAAGMVPPLAMALATTVRGRLFTPTERENGKAAWVLGASFISEGAIPFAAADPLRVIPSAMAGGAVTGALSMIFGATLRAPHGGIFVVPLIGNPFLYLIAIAAGVCVTTALVIVLKGMRKQVSAGAGAGAGAAEGPIAAKADTTAPVAV from the coding sequence ATGAGCGAGATGATCACCGCGGACCTGGTCGATCTCGACCTGTCCGCCGAGACCAAAGAGGCGGCGGCACGCGCCCTCGCCGAGCGCATGGTTGCCGAGGGCCGGGTCACCGACCTCGACGGCTTCCTCGCCGACGTGGCCGCCCGCGAGGCGCAGATGCCGACCGGTCTCGACGGCGGCATCGGCATCCCGCACTGCCGGAGCGAGCATGTCACCGAGCCGACGCTCGCCTTCGGCCGCAGCGCCGCCGGGGTCGACTTCGGGGCGCCGGACGGACCCGCCGACCTGATCTTCCTGATCGCCGCTCCGGCGGGCGCCGACGACGCGCATCTGACGATCCTGTCGTCGCTGGCCCGCCAGCTCATGAACGCCGAGTTCACGACCGCGCTGCGTGGAGTCGACGACGCGACGACGGCGGCCGCGCTCATCCGCGGCGACGAGGTCCCGGCGACCGCGGCTCCGGGCACCGGCTCGGCTTCGGCCTCGGCCACCGGTTCGGCCTCGGCCACCGGTTCGGCACCGGCCACCGGTTCGGCTCCGGCCGTCGACGCGGGCGCGCCCTCGGGGGCGACCGGGGGCGGCGCGAAGGGAGCCGACGCGGCCGATACCGCGAGGGCGGCCGGGGACTCCCAGGACTCCGTGGCGGTGTCGGCGGCGGCCTCCGCCGACACCGCCACGGGCACCAGCGGCGATCGTCCGTTCCGTATCGTCGCCGTCACCTCCTGCCCCACCGGTATCGCGCACACCTACATGGCGGCCGAGTCGCTGGAGAACGCGGGCCGCACCGCGGGCGTCGAACTCGTCGTCGAGACCCAGGGATCGGCCGGATTCACCCGGCTCGACCCGGCGGTCATCGCGGCCGCGGACGGCGTGATCTTCGCGCACGACGTGCCCGTACGGGACAAGGACCGGTTCGCCGGGAAACCGACCGTGGACGTCGGGGTGAAGGCGGGCATCAACCGTCCCGCCGAGCTGATCTCCGAGGTCCGCGGCAAGGCCGAGCGCGGCGAGGTCACCGCGGGCTCCGCCGCGGGCACGCCGGTGGAGCGCGCCGGAGTCTCCGGCGAGGGCTACGGCACGATGCTCCGCAAGTGGCTGATGTCCGGCGTGAGTTACATGGTCCCGTTCGTCGCCGCAGGCGGTCTGCTGATCGCCCTCGGGTTCGCGATCGGCGGCTATCAGATCAACAAGGCGCCGTCCGTGATGGACCACTTCGTGTGGACCCAGGCGGACAGCTGGGGCGCGCTGCTCTTCCAGATCGGCGGCGTCTCCTTCGGGTTCCTCGTCCCGGTGCTGGCCGGCTACATCGCCTACGGCATGGCGGACCGGCCGGGTCTCGTGCCCGGCTTCGTCGGCGGGGCGATCTCCCTCACCATCAACGCGGGCTTCCTCGGCGGACTGGCCGCCGGTCTCCTCGCCGGTGGGGTGGTGCTCGGGATCCAGAAGGTGAGGATCCCGGCGGCGCTGCGCGGCATCATGCCGGTGGTGGTGATCCCGCTGATCTCCGCGGCGGTCGTCGGGTTCCTGATGTTCGTGGTCATCGGCAAACCCATCGCCTCCGCGCAGAAGGGCATGACCGACTGGCTCAACGGCCTCACCGGCTCCAACGCCGTCCTGCTGGGCGCGCTGCTCGGCCTGATGATGTGCTTCGACCTGGGCGGCCCCGTCAACAAGGTCGCGTACACCTTCGCCACCGCCGGTATCGCGGTCGCGAGCCCCAGCGACTCGGCGATGAAGATCATGGCCGCCGTGATGGCGGCGGGTATGGTCCCGCCGCTCGCCATGGCCCTCGCCACGACGGTGCGCGGCAGGCTCTTCACCCCGACCGAACGCGAGAACGGCAAGGCGGCCTGGGTCCTGGGCGCCTCCTTCATCTCGGAGGGCGCGATCCCGTTCGCGGCCGCCGACCCGCTGCGCGTCATCCCCTCCGCCATGGCGGGCGGCGCGGTCACCGGAGCCCTGTCGATGATCTTCGGTGCCACGCTGCGGGCCCCGCACGGCGGCATCTTCGTGGTCCCGCTGATCGGCAACCCGTTCCTCTACCTGATCGCCATCGCGGCCGGTGTCTGTGTCACCACCGCCCTGGTGATCGTCCTGAAGGGCATGCGGAAGCAGGTCTCCGCCGGCGCGGGCGCCGGCGCGGGCGCCGCGGAGGGCCCCATAGCGGCGAAGGCCGACACCACGGCGCCGGTCGCGGTCTGA
- a CDS encoding TetR family transcriptional regulator — protein sequence MEIARAAAELFMRHGLRATRAEDVARAAGVAPRTFYRYFASKEEALGPLFSAGAEKWAEAVRDAPAGLSVPDALRHAVVRTLTPGVGVRPESMEWVRSLLRLAEGSPALRRVWGEACQGAERTLVEVLAARLSATRDAVEAGARGGAVPADGEASAGAVSGDAASGGAVFGGAVSRGAGPYVAAAGVRFGAAVAGAAVRVAVETWAAGDDPADGPAGPVPRALSHLEALRDFPWDAA from the coding sequence ATGGAGATCGCCCGCGCCGCGGCGGAACTCTTCATGAGGCACGGACTGCGGGCCACCCGCGCCGAGGACGTCGCCCGCGCCGCCGGGGTGGCGCCGCGCACCTTCTACCGCTACTTCGCCTCCAAGGAGGAGGCCCTCGGCCCGCTGTTCTCCGCGGGCGCCGAGAAGTGGGCCGAGGCGGTACGCGACGCCCCGGCCGGCCTGTCCGTCCCCGACGCGCTGCGCCACGCGGTCGTCCGGACCCTCACCCCCGGGGTCGGGGTGCGGCCTGAGTCCATGGAGTGGGTCCGCTCCCTGCTCCGCCTGGCCGAGGGGAGCCCCGCCCTGCGCAGAGTGTGGGGCGAGGCGTGCCAGGGGGCGGAGCGCACGCTGGTGGAGGTCCTGGCGGCGCGGCTCTCCGCGACACGGGACGCCGTGGAGGCCGGAGCGCGCGGCGGCGCGGTGCCGGCGGACGGGGAGGCGTCCGCAGGCGCGGTGTCCGGCGATGCGGCCTCCGGTGGGGCGGTGTTCGGTGGGGCGGTGTCCCGGGGCGCGGGCCCGTACGTGGCGGCCGCCGGGGTCCGGTTCGGTGCCGCGGTCGCCGGTGCGGCGGTGCGCGTGGCGGTGGAGACCTGGGCCGCCGGGGACGATCCGGCCGACGGCCCCGCCGGGCCGGTACCGCGAGCGCTGAGCCACCTCGAGGCGCTGCGCGACTTCCCCTGGGACGCCGCCTGA
- a CDS encoding L,D-transpeptidase, with protein sequence MNTPNSAARRALGACAALMVGALALTACGGNANAETDGKGGKNGSGSARTSTAKIAISAEDGSTSASINATGVKVRGGRLTDVKMTVSGSGAVVPGAIAADGGSWQPEAQLERGTKYRISATAKDANGRTAAANSIFTTVSTGNSFIGTYTPDNGTTVGVGMPVSFTFDKAISERKAVQSHIKVTSSSGQQVVGHWFGAQRLDFRPEEYWKAGSKVTMKIDLDGVEGANGVYGVQKKSVTFTIGRSQVSTVDVGTQTMTVVRDGKTLKSVPISAGSPEHTTYNGQMVISEKFTQTRMNGSTVGYGGEYDIPDVPHAMRLTTSGTFVHGNYWYNRGNPPFGREGTSHGCVGMADVQGAQGDTTAKWFFDNSLVGDVVTVKNSPDKTVAPDNGLNGWNMSWSAWTAGSAA encoded by the coding sequence GTGAACACGCCGAACTCAGCAGCGCGGCGCGCACTGGGGGCCTGTGCCGCCCTGATGGTCGGCGCCCTCGCCCTCACCGCCTGCGGCGGCAACGCCAACGCCGAGACCGACGGCAAGGGCGGCAAGAACGGCAGCGGCTCGGCCAGGACGTCCACGGCGAAGATCGCCATCTCGGCCGAGGACGGTTCGACGAGCGCGTCCATCAACGCGACCGGCGTCAAGGTCAGGGGCGGCAGACTGACCGACGTGAAGATGACGGTGTCGGGGAGCGGGGCCGTCGTGCCGGGGGCGATAGCCGCGGACGGCGGCAGCTGGCAGCCCGAGGCACAGCTGGAACGCGGGACGAAGTACCGGATCTCCGCCACCGCGAAGGACGCCAACGGGCGCACGGCCGCCGCCAACTCCATCTTCACGACGGTCTCCACGGGCAACAGCTTCATCGGCACGTACACGCCGGACAACGGCACCACGGTCGGGGTCGGGATGCCGGTCTCCTTCACCTTCGACAAGGCGATCAGCGAGCGGAAGGCCGTGCAGTCGCACATCAAGGTGACGTCCAGCAGCGGGCAGCAGGTGGTCGGGCACTGGTTCGGCGCGCAGCGGCTCGACTTCCGGCCCGAGGAGTACTGGAAGGCCGGCTCCAAGGTGACGATGAAGATCGACCTGGACGGCGTCGAGGGGGCGAACGGCGTCTACGGCGTGCAGAAGAAAAGCGTCACCTTCACCATCGGCCGGTCGCAGGTCTCGACGGTCGACGTCGGCACGCAGACCATGACCGTGGTGCGGGACGGCAAGACCCTCAAGTCGGTGCCGATCTCGGCGGGCAGCCCCGAGCACACCACGTACAACGGGCAGATGGTCATCTCCGAGAAGTTCACGCAGACGCGGATGAACGGCTCGACGGTGGGCTACGGCGGCGAGTACGACATCCCGGACGTGCCGCACGCGATGCGCCTGACGACGTCGGGGACGTTCGTGCACGGCAACTACTGGTACAACCGCGGGAATCCGCCCTTCGGTCGCGAGGGCACGAGCCACGGCTGCGTCGGGATGGCCGATGTGCAGGGCGCGCAGGGGGACACGACCGCGAAGTGGTTCTTCGACAACTCCCTGGTCGGGGACGTCGTGACGGTGAAGAACTCGCCGGACAAGACGGTCGCGCCCGACAACGGGCTGAACGGCTGGAACATGTCGTGGAGCGCGTGGACCGCGGGAAGCGCCGCGTGA
- a CDS encoding DUF6227 family protein encodes MSVPYETAAYEPPESPESPEEHLARLLGRALNSFELPDEAIRRLDCALAHDSSLHSAHHSAGLHRETYRHTWLLADGSAVTLWELVHNTAPGSVPQHEVYADEEELRAATARLPLPPDAPDFELPVTVGLPPVPEPRHAYVPDDSADHARRLLRRAENVDLPGPELASLLLRTAFAHQITQAFGRPCRAGQVGLCFSLYEHAFLLRDGREISLWEVEHTATPDGRHMCEVYPTEDAARAAMERRAARLG; translated from the coding sequence TTGAGCGTTCCGTACGAGACAGCAGCGTACGAACCACCCGAGTCGCCCGAGTCTCCGGAGGAGCACCTCGCGCGACTCCTCGGCCGTGCCCTGAACTCCTTCGAGCTGCCCGACGAGGCGATACGGCGGCTCGACTGCGCGCTGGCGCACGACAGTTCCCTGCACTCCGCGCACCACAGCGCGGGCCTGCACCGGGAGACGTACCGGCACACCTGGCTGCTCGCCGACGGCTCCGCGGTCACGCTGTGGGAGCTCGTGCACAACACCGCGCCGGGCAGCGTGCCCCAGCACGAGGTGTACGCCGACGAGGAGGAGCTGCGCGCGGCCACGGCGCGGCTGCCGTTGCCGCCGGACGCGCCGGACTTCGAGCTGCCGGTGACGGTCGGTCTGCCGCCGGTCCCCGAGCCGCGCCACGCGTACGTGCCCGACGACTCGGCGGATCACGCGCGGCGTCTGCTGCGGCGCGCGGAGAACGTGGACCTGCCCGGTCCCGAGCTCGCGTCCTTACTGTTGCGGACCGCGTTCGCGCACCAGATCACCCAGGCCTTCGGCCGCCCCTGCCGGGCGGGGCAGGTGGGCCTGTGCTTCTCGCTCTACGAGCACGCGTTCCTGCTCCGCGACGGCCGGGAGATCTCCCTGTGGGAGGTCGAGCACACGGCGACGCCGGACGGGCGGCACATGTGCGAGGTCTACCCGACGGAGGACGCGGCCCGCGCCGCGATGGAACGCCGGGCGGCACGGCTCGGCTGA
- a CDS encoding P1 family peptidase → MTVDALTDVVGLRVGHATRAGGGWLTGTTVVLAPPGGAVAAVDVRGGGPGTKETDALDPRNLVQKVEAVVLTGGSAYGLDSASGVMAWLEERGRGVRVGVDPAHVVPVVPAACVFDLGRGGDFRARPDAATGRAAVEAADASGPGAPVTEGCVGAGTGATVGPVKGGVGTASAVLDSGITVAALVVANAAGSALDPGTGALYGELLGGGRVEYPAPGVHERARERLAAAAAKNTPPPLNTTLAVVATDAALTRAQAHKLAGTAHDGIARAVRPVHLLNDGDTVFALATGARPPAAGDPLALNEILAAGADLVTRAIVRAVRAAESVDGPGGTWPSYEELYGKG, encoded by the coding sequence ATGACAGTTGACGCTCTGACAGATGTCGTGGGGCTGCGCGTGGGACACGCGACACGTGCCGGCGGCGGTTGGCTCACCGGCACCACCGTGGTGCTCGCTCCCCCGGGCGGCGCCGTCGCGGCCGTCGACGTGCGCGGTGGCGGGCCGGGCACCAAGGAGACCGACGCGCTCGACCCGCGCAACCTGGTGCAGAAGGTCGAGGCCGTGGTCCTGACCGGCGGCAGCGCGTACGGGCTGGACTCCGCGTCCGGAGTGATGGCCTGGCTGGAGGAGCGGGGCCGGGGCGTGCGGGTGGGCGTCGATCCGGCACACGTCGTGCCGGTGGTGCCCGCCGCCTGTGTCTTCGACCTGGGCCGGGGCGGCGACTTCCGGGCCCGCCCGGACGCGGCCACCGGCCGGGCCGCGGTCGAGGCGGCCGACGCGAGCGGGCCGGGCGCCCCGGTGACGGAGGGGTGCGTGGGGGCCGGCACGGGTGCGACGGTCGGGCCGGTCAAGGGCGGGGTCGGGACGGCCAGCGCCGTGCTCGACTCGGGGATCACGGTGGCCGCGCTGGTGGTCGCCAACGCGGCGGGATCGGCGCTGGATCCGGGGACGGGGGCGCTGTACGGGGAGTTGCTGGGCGGCGGCCGGGTGGAGTACCCCGCGCCCGGAGTCCACGAGAGGGCCCGTGAGCGGCTCGCCGCGGCCGCCGCGAAGAACACGCCGCCGCCGTTGAACACCACGCTCGCCGTCGTCGCGACCGACGCGGCCCTCACCCGGGCGCAGGCCCACAAGCTGGCCGGGACGGCACACGACGGCATCGCCCGCGCGGTCCGGCCGGTGCATCTGCTCAACGACGGGGACACGGTGTTCGCCCTGGCCACCGGCGCTCGCCCGCCGGCAGCCGGGGATCCCCTCGCGCTCAACGAGATCCTGGCCGCCGGCGCGGACCTGGTGACCCGGGCGATCGTACGGGCGGTGCGCGCGGCGGAGTCGGTGGACGGTCCGGGAGGGACGTGGCCGTCGTACGAGGAGCTGTATGGGAAGGGGTAG
- a CDS encoding DeoR/GlpR family DNA-binding transcription regulator → MYAPERQQEILRLARDGGRVDVLSLAEEFQVTAETIRRDLKTLDRAGLVRRVHGGAIPAGRLDFEPDLAERESTAADEKDRIALAAVAELPGEGTVILDAGSTVARLAGDLPLEATLTVVTHSLPIAARLADHPGIQLHLVGGRVRHRTRAAVDAWALRAYGEIRADVLFIAANGFSAEYGLTTPDLAEAAVKRAAVRAARRVVLLADSSKHGQEHFARFGDLGDVDLLITDTGLSPEDATAIERGGTEVVRA, encoded by the coding sequence ATGTACGCACCGGAGCGGCAGCAGGAGATCCTCCGGCTGGCCCGCGACGGCGGACGGGTCGACGTCCTGTCGCTGGCCGAGGAGTTCCAGGTCACCGCGGAGACCATCCGGCGGGACCTGAAGACCCTCGACAGAGCGGGCCTCGTGCGGCGGGTGCACGGCGGTGCCATACCCGCCGGGCGCCTGGACTTCGAGCCGGACCTCGCCGAGCGCGAGTCCACCGCAGCCGACGAGAAGGACCGCATCGCGCTGGCCGCCGTCGCCGAACTCCCCGGCGAGGGCACGGTGATCCTCGACGCGGGCAGCACGGTCGCCCGCCTCGCCGGTGATCTCCCGCTGGAGGCGACGCTCACCGTCGTCACCCACAGCCTGCCGATCGCGGCCCGCCTCGCGGACCATCCCGGCATCCAGCTCCACCTGGTCGGCGGCCGCGTCCGGCACCGTACGCGCGCCGCCGTCGACGCCTGGGCGCTGCGGGCGTACGGAGAGATCCGCGCCGACGTCCTGTTCATCGCCGCCAACGGCTTCTCCGCCGAGTACGGGCTGACCACCCCCGACCTCGCCGAGGCCGCCGTGAAGCGCGCGGCCGTCCGGGCGGCGCGCCGGGTGGTGCTGCTCGCCGACTCCTCCAAGCACGGCCAGGAGCACTTCGCCCGCTTCGGCGACCTGGGCGACGTGGACCTGCTGATCACCGACACGGGTCTGAGCCCGGAAGACGCCACCGCCATCGAGCGCGGGGGCACGGAAGTAGTACGCGCATGA